A region of Haliotis asinina isolate JCU_RB_2024 chromosome 7, JCU_Hal_asi_v2, whole genome shotgun sequence DNA encodes the following proteins:
- the LOC137291950 gene encoding uncharacterized protein — protein sequence MVDKFNANLLFIIEEEEEEEEEIELLLYHALEKEHAKVKRRWWVHPVTDNRAAYGTYHRLVKELELDDDMFQQYFRLSREQFQYVLKKVEELMFKRNARMRKAITPRERLAVTLRYLATGESFQSLAFSYRLGKSTIGHIVKEVCQVIWNTMRDEFMPMPKTARDWKSIADNFEQTWQFPNCCGAIDGKHIVMTAPHNSGSLYYNYKGTFSVVLLAVVDAHYKFITIDVGSYGMNNDSGIFRASRFGQALRNGRLPLPPDRPLPGAEEHGSVPYVFVADEGLPLLKHLMRPYGGRGKAEQERFFNYRLSRARRIVESTFGILSERWRVFHTKIAVLPDTTKHIAKAACVLHNFLQSTSTPTELNAVTTATYDDCDGLTEFRKNTGRSSKEAESVRSTYKDYFNNQGTVSWQTDVVRRGLFTE from the exons ATGGTTGACAAGTTCAATGCTAATCTTTTGTTTATCATcgaggaagaagaagaggaggaggaggaaattgaacttttacTTTATCATGCTCTTGAAAAAGAGCACGCTAAAGTCAAGAGAAGGTGGTGGGTGCACCCAGTGACTGACAATCGAGCAGCCTATGGTACATACCACCGATTGGTGAAGGAATTAGAACTGGACGATGATATGTTTCAACAGTACTTTCGTCTGTCAAGGGAACAATTCCAGTATGTTCTGAAAAAGGTGGAAGAACTCATGTTTAAACGTAATGCCCGAATGCGAAAGGCAATCACACCAAGAGAAAGACTAGCTGTCACCTTAAG atatcttGCAACTGGAGAATCATTTCAATCCCTGGCCTTCAGCTACAGGCTGGGTAAGTCAACTATTGGGCATATCGTGAAAGAAGTCTGCCAAGTGATTTGGAACACCATGAGGGATGAGTTCATGCCAATGCCAAAGACAGCCAGAGATTGGAAATCCATTGCtgacaattttgaacaaacgtGGCAGTTCCCTAACTGCTGTGGGGCTATCGATGGCAAACATATTGTCATGACGGCGCCACATAATTCGGGTTCCCTTTACTACAATTACAAGGGGACTTTCTCTGTTGTGTTGCTAGCAGTTGTTGATGCCCACTACAAATTTATAACGATCGATGTGGGTTCATACGGAATGAACAATGACTCTGGAATATTCAGAGCTTCGAGGTTTGGCCAAGCACTGAGGAATGGCCGTCTCCCACTGCCACCTGACCGCCCTCTACCAGGTGCAGAGGAGCATGGATCTGTGCCCTACGTGTTTGTTGCAGATGAAGGGCTGCCACTCTTAAAGCATCTGATGAGGCCTTATGGTGGTCGTGGCAAAGCAGAACAAGAGCGATTTTTCAACTACCGACTGAGTAGGGCAAGACGAATTGTTGAAAGTACCTTTGGGATCTTGTCAGAAAGATGGAGAGTATTCCACACAAAGATCGCAGTACTACCTGACACAACCAAACACATTGCCAAAGCTGCATGTGTTCTTCATAACTTTCTGCAGTCTACTTCCACTCCAACAGAGTTGAATGCTGTTACAACAGCCACATATGACGATTGTGATGGCCTGACTGAATTCAGGAAGAACACCGGCAGGTCATCAAAAGAAGCAGAAAGTGTGAGGTCTACATACAAGGATTATTTCAACAATCAGGGCACAGTGTCCTGGCAAACTGACGTGGTGAGAAGGGGTTTGTTCACAGAATAG